Proteins from one Macrobrachium rosenbergii isolate ZJJX-2024 chromosome 14, ASM4041242v1, whole genome shotgun sequence genomic window:
- the LOC136845958 gene encoding uncharacterized protein: MKLFVILALVGVSFAAALPTDAAPEPVSDTEEVAKAKAEFQALYDSAAAAAAADAVPEVVVPEGAPAPVADTEEVAAAKANFQAAFDAAAARAEAAPDTDLDGALSTYSGYLSGLDGRLSPFYTNTLPYGAFGIHAPVVAGSPFVAGAPYTVGVGAPLLKNAVVGGTHVVGSPLAYNALGLGAFGHGFGLHAPFVRVVA, from the exons ATGAAGCTCTTC GTAATTCTCGCTTTGGTGGGCGTGTCCTTCGCCGCCGCCCTTCCAACGGATGCCGCCCCTGAGCCTGTGTCCGACACAGAGGAAGTGGCGAAAGCCAAGGCAGAATTCCAAGCCCTTTATgactcagcagcagcagcagccgctgCTGACGCAGTCCCTGAAGTAGTCGTTCCCGAAGGCGCTCCCGCACCCGTTGCTGACACCGAAGAAGTAGCTGCCGCCAAGGCCAACTTCCAGGCTGCCTTCGACGCTGCTGCCGCCCGTGCCGAAGCTGCCCCTGACACCGACCTGGACGGTGCCCTTTCCACCTACAGCGGATACTTGTCTGGACTGGACGGACGCCTCTCACCCTTCTACACCAACACTCTGCCCTACGGCGCCTTCGGCATCCACGCCCCCGTGGTCGCTGGTTCCCCCTTCGTTGCTGGTGCTCCTTACACCGTGGGCGTCGGAGCTCCCCTACTGAAGAACGCTGTGGTTGGAGGAACCCACGTAGTTGGTTCCCCTCTTGCTTACAACGCCCTTGGTCTTGGCGCCTTCGGGCATGGATTCGGTCTTCACGCTCCCTTCGTCCGCGTCGTGGCCTAA
- the LOC136845608 gene encoding uncharacterized protein, whose product MKFLVILALVGVSFAAALPTDAAPEPVSDTEEVVKAKAEFQALYDAAAAAAAADAVPEVVVPEGAPAPVADTEEVAAAKANFQAAFDAAAARAEAAPDTDLDGALSTYSGYLSGLDGRLSPFYTNTLPYGAFGIHAPVVAGAPFVAGAPYTVGVGAPLLKNAVVGGTHVVGSPLAYNALGLGAHGYGFGLHAPFVRVVA is encoded by the exons ATGAAGTTCCTC GTAATTCTCGCTTTGGTGGGCGTGTCCTTCGCCGCCGCCCTTCCAACGGACGCCGCCCCTGAGCCTGTGTCCGACACAGAGGAAGTGGTGAAAGCCAAAGCAGAATTCCAAGCCCTTTATGACGCTGCTGCAGCAGCAGCCGCTGCTGACGCAGTCCCTGAAGTAGTCGTTCCCGAAGGCGCTCCCGCACCCGTTGCTGACACCGAAGAAGTAGCTGCCGCCAAGGCCAACTTCCAGGCTGCCTTCGATGCTGCTGCCGCCCGTGCCGAAGCTGCCCCTGACACCGACCTGGACGGCGCCCTTTCCACCTACAGCGGATACTTGTCTGGTCTCGACGGACGCCTTTCACCCTTCTACACCAACACTCTGCCCTACGGCGCCTTCGGCATCCACGCCCCTGTGGTAGCTGGTGCCCCCTTCGTTGCTGGTGCTCCTTACACCGTGGGCGTCGGAGCTCCCCTACTGAAGAACGCTGTGGTTGGAGGAACTCACGTGGTTGGTTCCCCTCTTGCTTACAACGCCCTTGGGCTTGGCGCCCATGGTTACGGATTCGGTCTTCACGCTCCCTTCGTCCGCGTCGTGGCCTAA
- the LOC136845609 gene encoding uncharacterized protein, protein MKLLVILALVGVSFAAVLPTDAAPEPVSDTEEVVKAKAEFQALYDSAAAAAAADAVPEVVVPEGAPAPVADTEEVAAAKAKFQAAFNAAAARAEAAPDTDLDGALSTYSGYLSGLDGRLSPFYTNTLPYGAFGIHAPVVAGSPFVAGAPYTVGVGAPLLKNAVVGGTHVVGSPLAYNALGLGAFGHGFGLHAPFVRVVA, encoded by the exons ATGAAGCTCCTC GTAATTCTTGCTTTGGTGGGCGTGTCCTTCGCCGCCGTCCTTCCAACGGACGCCGCCCCTGAGCCTGTGTCCGACACAGAGGAAGTGGTGAAAGCCAAGGCAGAATTCCAAGCCCTTTATGActcggcagcagcagcagccgctgCTGACGCAGTCCCTGAAGTAGTCGTTCCCGAAGGCGCTCCTGCACCCGTTGCTGACACCGAAGAAGTGGCTGCCGCCAAGGCCAAGTTCCAGGCTGCCTTCAACGCTGCTGCCGCCCGTGCCGAAGCTGCCCCTGACACCGACCTGGACGGTGCCCTTTCCACCTACAGCGGATACTTGTCTGGTCTCGACGGACGCCTCTCACCCTTCTACACCAACACTCTACCCTACGGCGCCTTCGGCATCCACGCCCCTGTGGTCGCTGGTTCCCCCTTCGTTGCTGGTGCTCCTTACACCGTGGGCGTCGGAGCTCCCCTACTGAAGAACGCTGTGGTTGGAGGAACTCACGTGGTTGGTTCCCCTCTTGCTTACAACGCCCTTGGCCTTGGCGCCTTCGGGCATGGATTCGGTCTGCACGCTCCCTTCGTCCGCGTCGTGGCCTAA